One Streptococcus sp. zg-86 DNA window includes the following coding sequences:
- a CDS encoding CvpA family protein — protein MITLVLLILLVWSFYIGYSRGIVLQSYYTFASIFSLIVAAGYYKRLIALLYLWVPFTNAAQGASTYYFEPQYLFSLDKIFYAGLAFLVVYGVVYTLLRLLGLLVHLLRFADPDTRVTNLISGALAVLVAIVSLQIVLTIAGAIPLTVVQDTLHKSWLANTLIQYTPITSSLFKKLLLASIGQ, from the coding sequence ATGATAACCCTAGTCTTGTTGATTCTTTTGGTTTGGAGTTTTTATATTGGCTACAGTCGGGGGATTGTACTACAAAGTTATTATACCTTTGCTAGTATTTTTTCCCTCATTGTCGCAGCTGGTTACTATAAGCGATTGATTGCTCTTCTCTACTTATGGGTCCCCTTTACAAATGCTGCGCAGGGAGCGAGCACCTATTATTTTGAACCGCAATACTTGTTTAGTCTGGATAAGATATTTTACGCCGGTTTGGCATTCTTGGTCGTTTATGGAGTCGTCTATACCTTGTTACGCCTGTTGGGGCTACTGGTACACCTCCTACGCTTTGCTGATCCAGATACGAGAGTGACCAATCTCATCAGCGGTGCCTTGGCTGTACTTGTGGCTATTGTGTCTTTACAGATTGTTTTGACAATTGCAGGGGCTATTCCACTAACAGTAGTGCAAGATACGCTTCATAAAAGCTGGCTGGCCAATACACTTATCCAATACACTCCGATTACAAGTAGTTTATTTAAAAAGTTATTACTTGCTTCGATTGGACAGTAA